The following proteins come from a genomic window of Megalobrama amblycephala isolate DHTTF-2021 linkage group LG1, ASM1881202v1, whole genome shotgun sequence:
- the LOC125265407 gene encoding SLAM family member 9-like, translating into MFVFICLCLCQAGVFVADAVKSESVTEGESVSLNSSFTQIQTQEEIEWRFANILIAKVKKNKESKIFNGSAEGRFRDRLKLDHQTGSLTIINSRTTDSGLYTVSSNKRDTINMINLTVYARLPVPVISSNSSQNSSSSSSSSSCSLVCSAVNVSHVTLSWFKGNSVFSSIRVSDLSSRSDLLLHLECVDDSYSCVLNNPIRNQTQHLNNTQLCHTCAAEFCGFTEAVIRLALSAVVGVATVAVLVYDIRSRSLQQKKYPSNSD; encoded by the exons atgtttgttttcatctgTTTGTGCTTGTGTCAGGCTG gtgtgtttgttgctgatgcagtgaagtcagagtcagtgactgagggagaatcagtctctctgaactctagtttcactcaaatacaGACACAGGAGGAGATCGAGTGGAGGTTTGCTAATATTCTCATAGCTAAAgtgaagaaaaacaaagagaGCAAGATTTTTAATGGAAGTGCTGaagggagattcagagacagactgaaactggatcatcagactggatctctgaccatcatcaACAGCAGAACCACAGACTCTGGACTTTATACAGTCTCCAGCAACAAAAGAGACACGATCAACATGATCAATCTCACTGTCTATG ctcgtctgcctgttcctgtcatcagcagtaactcttcacaaaactcttcatcatcatcatcatcatcatcatgttcattggtgtgttcagctgtgaatgtgagtcatgtgactctctcctggttcAAAGGAAACAGTGTATTCTCCAGCATCAgagtgtctgatctcagcagcCGGTCTGATCTTCTTCTCCATCTGGAGTGTGTGGATGAttcctacagctgtgtgctgaacaatcccatcagaaACCAGACTCAACACCTCAACAACACTCagctctgtcacacatgtgctGCAG AGTTTTGTGGCTTtactgaagctgtgatccgattggCTCTCTCTGCTGtggtgggcgtggctactgtggCTGTTCtggtttatgacatcagatCCAGAAGTCTTCAACAAAAGAAATATCCATCAAACTCTGATTAA